In one window of Arcobacter sp. CECT 8983 DNA:
- a CDS encoding DNA-processing protein DprA: MKDKIDFHIKELDSMKKYPNELFYIGNKKLLNKRKISIVGSRKPNLYSQKMTHLLSQGFAQRNIVVVSGAAIGVDSIAHKAATPQNTIAVVANGLDIKYPTINKKLIEEIEQKGLMLSSYKEGEKARNYSFVQRNEIVVSLGEVLIVTYADEKSGTLTSIDYALKMGKKVYTIPHRLDESIGTQKLLEKGLIEPIYCIETFLNSFCSIEKKEDELSSYLKTFPRYEDAISKYASKIFELELEGSIIVENGLIKPTF, from the coding sequence ATGAAAGATAAAATTGATTTTCATATAAAAGAATTAGACTCAATGAAAAAGTACCCAAATGAACTTTTTTACATTGGAAACAAAAAGCTATTAAATAAAAGAAAAATATCTATAGTAGGAAGTAGAAAACCAAACTTGTATTCTCAAAAAATGACTCATCTTCTTTCTCAAGGTTTTGCACAAAGAAATATTGTAGTTGTAAGTGGTGCTGCTATTGGCGTTGATAGTATAGCTCATAAAGCAGCAACACCACAAAATACAATTGCAGTTGTAGCAAATGGTTTAGACATAAAATACCCAACTATTAATAAAAAGCTAATAGAAGAGATTGAACAAAAAGGTTTAATGCTTAGTTCGTATAAAGAAGGTGAAAAGGCTAGAAATTATAGCTTTGTACAAAGAAATGAGATAGTTGTCTCTCTTGGAGAAGTACTGATTGTAACTTATGCAGATGAAAAAAGTGGAACCTTAACCTCAATAGATTATGCACTTAAAATGGGTAAAAAAGTATATACAATTCCCCATAGATTAGATGAGAGTATTGGAACGCAAAAACTTTTGGAAAAAGGTTTAATAGAACCTATTTATTGTATTGAAACCTTTCTAAACTCATTTTGCAGTATTGAAAAAAAAGAAGATGAATTATCAAGCTATTTGAAAACTTTTCCTAGATATGAAGATGCTATATCAAAGTATGCTAGTAAAATATTTGAGTTAGAACTTGAAGGAAGTATTATAGTTGAAAATGGGCTAATCAAGCCCACTTTCTAA
- a CDS encoding divergent polysaccharide deacetylase family protein codes for MAKRKTRRKSTKPKHTKSQNINFKLINILLIIILALIIAIGILIYLIDNNKIEESKKDISKIEKRIKNDISKIQKTSEDKLDKYVKNIEVKKDKFEEYTEDLYKEYIHEKTKDTIKISEEKKLNKETKKEDEIQTKEVPVFHQPLPFKTNKPKLAIVIDDVTTQYQINKINNIGYKATMSILPPTSRNGSTIEMVNGLPFYMIHFPMEAKFFKGEEQGTLHIKDSYEKIEKRVAQIRNWYPTAQFTNNHTGSKFTQDTQAMDKLFKALKKYNFTFVDSRTTSKSKGKIMAKKYKMPYIARNIFLDNEQKFDYIQNQLKKAIRIANKRGYAIAIGHPHNITLKVLKESKPLLKDLELIYINQLPIL; via the coding sequence ATGGCTAAAAGAAAAACTAGACGAAAATCTACTAAACCAAAACATACTAAATCACAAAATATTAATTTTAAACTGATTAATATATTATTAATAATAATACTTGCCCTAATTATTGCAATTGGGATTTTAATATATTTAATCGATAATAATAAAATTGAAGAATCTAAAAAAGACATTTCAAAAATTGAAAAAAGAATTAAAAACGATATAAGCAAAATACAAAAAACAAGTGAAGATAAATTAGATAAATATGTAAAAAATATTGAAGTAAAAAAAGATAAATTTGAAGAATATACTGAAGATTTATATAAAGAGTATATTCATGAAAAAACAAAAGATACAATAAAAATATCAGAAGAAAAAAAACTTAATAAAGAAACTAAAAAAGAAGATGAAATTCAAACAAAAGAAGTACCAGTATTTCATCAACCACTTCCTTTTAAAACAAATAAACCTAAACTTGCAATTGTTATAGATGATGTTACAACACAATATCAAATAAATAAGATTAATAATATTGGTTACAAAGCAACAATGTCAATTCTTCCTCCTACTTCAAGAAATGGAAGTACAATTGAGATGGTAAATGGATTACCTTTTTATATGATTCATTTTCCAATGGAAGCAAAATTTTTCAAAGGTGAAGAACAAGGAACACTTCATATTAAAGACTCTTATGAAAAGATTGAAAAAAGAGTTGCTCAAATAAGAAATTGGTATCCAACTGCACAATTTACAAATAACCATACAGGAAGTAAATTTACTCAAGATACTCAAGCTATGGATAAACTATTTAAAGCTTTAAAAAAATATAATTTCACTTTTGTAGATAGTAGAACTACAAGTAAAAGTAAGGGTAAAATTATGGCAAAAAAATATAAAATGCCATATATTGCAAGAAATATATTTTTAGACAATGAACAAAAATTTGACTATATACAAAATCAATTAAAAAAAGCAATAAGAATTGCAAATAAAAGAGGTTATGCTATTGCTATAGGTCACCCTCATAATATAACTCTAAAAGTACTTAAAGAATCAAAACCTTTATTAAAAGATTTAGAACTAATCTACATAAATCAACTTCCTATTTTATAA
- a CDS encoding sensor histidine kinase: MFKNISYNLKNLIFLLLVFVFGLSFLILLHLFFLNLIENLDKKTENLKAKMEIGELIVHDLYKIRSDFYELATSTTNVRGMKVINKRIENKVEEIEESLNILENGGTLKRTIRLNIVEHNDTKRIIVYKKEDNNISLEVIDLSPKIIQFEEMVQTLNELLKKQFELKKENNYVGFLEQNKAIKRFYKSTPAFFVRVTENANRLLYEGTIELKKLQDEIKKQKKQYIQLELLLILLIILIVLILGFLIAVQINKNTKKLQIQERSTRGILDAQKNIVVVSNGEYMIDANKALVDFFDEYDSFNDFKKDHICICDFFIDIQDDEYIIDKDYDGRMWFEYILDNPNKLHKVAMLKNKELNYFTISATKKELDSKEFIVIVALNNITKEIEAQKKLKALNDNLENIVNGKTKELKDLNENLELKIKEEVEKNREKDKTLIQQGRFAALGEMIGNIAHQWRQPLSAISSTVSSMQVQRELGIAKDEDIDASYKSIMKYVQFLNQTIEDFRSFFRKDKEKIKFNIIEVLNNSISITSAVYKDNEIVLTLDIKEDQLISKGFPNELSQVFLNILNNAKDVLKEKKFEKRQVYIKAYSTKQNNVIDIFDSAGGIPPHIKDKIFDPYFTTKHKSQGTGIGLYMSKDIIEKHMKGSLTAMNSDFFIEQYHYFGACFKIELPRL; the protein is encoded by the coding sequence TTGTTTAAAAATATCTCCTACAACTTAAAAAACCTAATCTTTCTACTGTTAGTTTTTGTATTTGGTCTTTCATTTTTAATTTTATTACATCTATTTTTTCTTAATCTAATTGAAAACTTAGATAAAAAAACAGAAAACCTAAAAGCAAAAATGGAAATTGGTGAATTAATAGTACATGACCTATATAAAATACGTTCTGACTTTTATGAATTAGCAACCTCTACTACAAATGTAAGAGGAATGAAAGTTATAAACAAAAGAATTGAAAATAAAGTAGAAGAAATAGAAGAAAGCTTAAATATTTTAGAAAATGGAGGAACTTTAAAAAGAACTATTAGATTAAATATTGTAGAACACAACGATACAAAAAGAATAATAGTTTATAAAAAAGAAGATAACAATATCTCCTTAGAAGTTATTGATTTAAGTCCAAAGATTATTCAATTTGAAGAGATGGTTCAAACATTAAATGAACTTCTTAAAAAACAATTTGAACTAAAAAAAGAAAATAATTATGTAGGCTTTTTAGAACAAAATAAAGCTATAAAAAGATTTTATAAAAGTACTCCTGCTTTTTTTGTAAGAGTTACTGAAAATGCAAATAGACTTTTATATGAAGGAACTATCGAATTAAAAAAACTTCAAGATGAAATAAAAAAACAGAAAAAACAGTATATACAATTAGAGCTTCTTTTAATTCTACTGATTATCTTAATTGTACTAATTTTAGGGTTTTTAATCGCAGTTCAAATAAATAAAAATACTAAAAAACTTCAAATACAAGAACGCTCGACAAGAGGTATTTTAGATGCACAAAAGAATATCGTTGTTGTAAGTAATGGCGAATATATGATTGATGCGAATAAAGCTTTAGTTGATTTTTTTGATGAATATGATAGCTTTAATGATTTCAAAAAAGACCATATTTGTATTTGTGACTTTTTTATTGATATTCAAGATGACGAATATATTATTGACAAAGATTATGATGGAAGAATGTGGTTTGAATATATTTTAGATAACCCAAATAAACTTCACAAAGTAGCAATGCTTAAAAATAAAGAATTAAACTATTTTACTATTAGTGCTACAAAAAAAGAACTAGACTCTAAGGAGTTTATTGTAATTGTAGCACTTAATAATATTACAAAAGAGATTGAGGCACAAAAAAAGCTAAAAGCTTTAAATGACAATCTTGAAAATATAGTAAATGGTAAAACAAAAGAGTTAAAAGACTTAAATGAAAATCTAGAACTAAAAATAAAAGAAGAAGTTGAAAAAAATAGAGAAAAAGATAAAACATTAATACAACAAGGAAGATTCGCAGCTTTAGGGGAAATGATAGGAAATATTGCCCACCAATGGAGACAACCACTCTCTGCTATATCGTCAACTGTTTCTTCTATGCAAGTTCAAAGAGAGCTAGGAATTGCAAAGGACGAAGATATTGATGCTTCCTATAAATCTATTATGAAATATGTTCAATTTTTAAATCAAACAATTGAAGATTTTAGAAGCTTTTTTAGAAAAGATAAAGAGAAAATAAAATTTAATATTATAGAAGTATTAAATAATTCTATAAGCATTACAAGTGCAGTTTATAAAGATAATGAAATAGTTTTAACCTTAGATATAAAAGAAGATCAACTTATTTCTAAAGGTTTTCCAAATGAACTTTCTCAAGTATTTTTAAATATATTGAATAATGCTAAAGATGTTTTAAAAGAAAAAAAGTTTGAAAAAAGACAAGTTTATATAAAAGCGTATAGTACAAAACAAAACAATGTTATTGATATATTTGATAGTGCAGGAGGAATTCCACCACACATAAAAGATAAAATCTTTGACCCGTATTTTACAACAAAACACAAATCACAAGGTACAGGAATTGGACTTTATATGAGTAAAGACATTATTGAAAAACATATGAAGGGCTCTTTAACAGCCATGAATTCAGACTTTTTTATCGAACAATATCATTATTTTGGTGCTTGCTTTAAAATAGAATTACCCAGACTTTAG
- a CDS encoding substrate-binding domain-containing protein — MFFKIIISFTLLLSSSLIANSSKPTLIFYCGTTMVKPIKEMAKIIEAKYNCNIKISQGASKDLYDSLKYSKVGDLFLPGSNSYRTNNLKDGYLLEAVEIGYNKAAIFVRKDKNKQNINLDDFVKTSLSSILCNPKAGSIGRETKEIFEKYKGKEFFYDAYDNSVEIGTDSRNLNKALIDKRADITINWRSTAFWEENNKYIDIIEIDEKYAKKEKLKISLLKFSQNKDIAKSFMKFSTSKQGQEIMKKYGFL; from the coding sequence ATGTTTTTTAAAATAATTATTTCTTTTACTCTATTATTAAGCTCTTCACTTATTGCAAATAGTAGCAAACCTACACTTATATTCTATTGTGGAACGACAATGGTTAAGCCTATTAAGGAGATGGCAAAAATTATTGAAGCTAAATATAACTGTAATATCAAAATTTCTCAAGGTGCTTCAAAAGACCTTTATGACTCTTTAAAATACTCAAAAGTAGGTGATTTATTTTTACCTGGAAGTAACTCTTACCGTACAAACAACTTAAAAGATGGATATTTGCTAGAAGCCGTTGAAATTGGATATAACAAAGCTGCTATTTTTGTAAGAAAAGATAAAAATAAACAAAATATTAATTTAGATGATTTTGTAAAAACATCATTGTCTTCAATTTTATGTAACCCAAAAGCAGGAAGCATAGGTAGAGAAACAAAAGAAATATTCGAAAAATACAAAGGTAAAGAGTTTTTTTATGATGCCTATGATAACTCTGTTGAAATTGGAACAGATTCAAGAAACCTAAACAAAGCACTTATTGACAAAAGAGCTGATATAACTATAAATTGGCGTTCAACTGCTTTCTGGGAAGAAAATAACAAATATATAGATATAATAGAAATAGATGAAAAGTATGCAAAAAAAGAGAAACTAAAAATATCACTACTTAAGTTTTCACAAAATAAAGATATAGCAAAAAGTTTTATGAAATTTTCAACTTCTAAACAAGGACAAGAAATTATGAAAAAATATGGTTTCCTATAG
- the ilvC gene encoding ketol-acid reductoisomerase yields the protein MALNVYYDKDCNIELIKSKKVAMIGFGSQGHAHAENLRDSGVEVIVGLRKNGSSWKKAEAKGFEVKTVADATAAADVVVILLPDENQADIWENEIKDNLKDGAYVSFGHGFNIHYGRIAPAANINVMMVAPKAPGHTVRSEFTKGGGIPDLIAIHQDASGDTKDVALAYASAIGGGRTGIIETTFKDETETDLFGEQAVLCGGATALVQAGFETLTEAGYDPMMAYFECLHELKLIVDLMYEGGIADMRYSISNTAEYGDYIAGKRVINDESKQAMKELLKEIQDGRFAKDFILEGQAGYPRMNAERKNSRASLIEQTGSQLRSMMPWIASNKIVDQDKN from the coding sequence ATGGCATTAAACGTTTACTACGATAAAGATTGTAATATTGAATTAATTAAATCTAAAAAAGTTGCAATGATTGGTTTTGGTTCACAAGGTCACGCACACGCAGAAAACTTAAGAGACTCTGGTGTTGAAGTTATTGTTGGTTTAAGAAAAAATGGTTCATCTTGGAAAAAAGCAGAAGCTAAAGGTTTTGAAGTTAAAACTGTAGCAGATGCAACTGCAGCAGCTGACGTTGTTGTAATTTTATTACCAGATGAAAATCAAGCTGATATCTGGGAAAATGAAATCAAAGATAACTTAAAAGATGGTGCATATGTATCATTTGGACACGGTTTCAACATCCACTATGGAAGAATTGCTCCAGCAGCTAACATCAATGTAATGATGGTTGCTCCAAAAGCTCCAGGTCATACTGTAAGATCTGAGTTTACTAAAGGTGGGGGAATTCCTGACTTAATCGCTATTCACCAAGATGCATCTGGTGACACTAAAGATGTAGCTTTAGCATATGCTTCAGCAATCGGTGGTGGAAGAACTGGAATTATTGAAACTACTTTCAAAGATGAAACAGAAACTGACCTTTTCGGTGAGCAAGCTGTATTATGTGGTGGAGCTACTGCATTAGTTCAAGCTGGTTTCGAAACTTTAACTGAAGCTGGATATGATCCGATGATGGCATACTTTGAGTGTTTACACGAATTAAAATTAATCGTTGACTTAATGTATGAAGGTGGTATTGCAGATATGAGATATTCTATTTCAAATACTGCTGAATATGGTGATTATATTGCTGGTAAAAGAGTTATCAATGATGAGTCTAAACAAGCAATGAAAGAATTATTAAAAGAGATTCAAGATGGAAGATTTGCTAAAGACTTTATCTTAGAAGGTCAAGCTGGATACCCAAGAATGAATGCTGAAAGAAAGAACTCTAGAGCTTCTTTAATTGAGCAAACTGGTTCTCAGTTAAGATCAATGATGCCATGGATTGCATCTAACAAAATTGTAGATCAAGACAAAAACTAA